A genomic window from Aethina tumida isolate Nest 87 chromosome 4, icAetTumi1.1, whole genome shotgun sequence includes:
- the LOC109607403 gene encoding protein kinase C-binding protein 1 isoform X2 gives MSEEDGVALPDPTTLPEEEPEVQQEPAPTTEEQEVEPEAVENYVEEEIDEEEEEEEEEEEEDEEENVPETEPDQPVESQERQQETQEDSKSIPDTTSTNDTESNADISDFNLDDNADNSRRSKRELKMLLALSKEANLNTNISHKRKTTENTKYKDIFDSPKSKKSSREGSYPVTAESELDVGPTTAETAPVVTPMKRKRDSIGEPSTGGATDDVPKKNRKSLSAGFIMFKENKDIFCWRCHKDDVNIACETCPRSYHQKCLKQTITDTEHWPCPECVAILKAESTQTRSEAMRGMDLEHLCSLLKYAAKRMIQCGGSEPFLHAVNENDFPDYKRYIIQPMDLTTLEKNIQQNIYGSTQAFEADAKWILHNCVIFNSCWRALDQSKLTSVAKTILKICKQEMAEIENCPSCYLNANTKKDTWFVEACPKPHLLLWAKLKGFPYWPAKLMCSNNAGLVDVRFFGAHDKAWVSYKDCYLYSLKDPNSYKQKRYDIDQCTKELDIYVSNLKAVFGEVSLAPFKTPLDPDDEMRQLRQLLPNYDPAIDYKEVIRGMRSEGPYVADVNISAVGSNEPPSERSAGGDTSIVGYGTDDESRSEEVSRHMRPMLMDESDDETPTSGNVAARDTTEKSLVIRRRSSDVSVKRSSSDDDKPGTQRRRNSEIDIKINRTSEVSKQNIEADEESLPLSPKKKLKITDKLIKRLSDGDKVNDKETDDTTTADVGTEEAKQDSNETDDTNTDEKPPEDDKMKYPKNPRVEWMKIDDEDRPTKIKIKLAGLTGLGRKLSKGEKQLSREEKEKRRSKSREQSPLKVQHEPTEDPPKTPNSEETISSHVENEETVNSSSMEVNNEAGETVTTEVIEPPPSVNSSEVTITRKRKASESREETKAKPIKILCVEDLHKLTDKPKENSDKENAETTPEDIEIKSEPDSSEEGDAEYMEKKRKYLSALNISERSNDAVKTNSKSNEIRTRSKTEEKANKVKAKDKDKDKEVNNVHQNNDDGEIKEKPHKEKKKSHNSRKSDASDIQVKSFAKLTTKERARKTFPTPNFIKIKKPGDVLTFTPDKRLQEKTNSTVAKSSTGTAIQTTSPSQPIVTLAKVPTSMAVTLTPSSSQPTKQPQQPMTTVSLPQLFVPPLEPIRTSVPSKTDGMRMVFLGPHSQDVVLIPSNQTITYANSSTPMFSLLPPPLTASNAAIQLPISTTTTFQLPKTSTEPTPVVTLQAKVPQKQNADADTATPPPSNILLTSLLEKRGASAPSSDVIGTEEEPNADPATASAQKDIANDMNALNCFMPEQVSRAVSDLLCRPPPKLKPRPPGALSCNFDEGLPSSAGRVTSKINSVAHKLGDYFRGLLIETIENLGADNSPEARITSLRMEIENLKHKHEIEMLEIRKNVSVITEDIQRGIAEERERLIAQTRAECELETIKRVAEAKSKQWCAVCLEEAQFYCCWNTSYCSFNCQDKHWPSHMTKCTQNSNSSQQKQASATTAAATTSSSQNRSPAQPIVLRPANPPPKHQSVGRIITSKPTKLYMNRVGTPSKTNFKQNGNHLTLVEASPGNFELRATNGVPISMSGKTIITTPTLLTKIKSGSVTLTTTNSSSPSQKSVLKESPNTDRAQVISDDEDSE, from the exons ATGTCGGAGGAAGACGGCGTTGCACTTCCAGATCCGACTACATTGCCTGAGGAGGAACCAGAAGTGCAACAAGAACCTGCGCCAACGACTGAGGAACAAGAGGTAGAGCCTGAAGCGGTCGAGAACTATGTCGAAGAGGAAATAGATGAAGAAGAGgaagaggaggaggaggaggaggaggaggatgAGGAGGAAAACGTTCCAGAAACAGAGCCTGACCAACCGGTGGAGTCCCAGGAGAGACAACAAGAGACACAGGAGGATTCCAAATCGATTCCCGACACCACTTCCACAAATGACACGGAAAGCAACGCCGACATTAGCGACTTTAATCTGGATGATAACGCCGACAACTCGCGGAGGTCGAAACGTGAACTGAAAATGCTGCTGGCACTGTCCAAGGAGGCAAATCTCAACACCAACATATCGCACAAACGAAAAACGACCGAAAACACCAAATACAAGGACATATTCGATAGTCCGAAAAGCAAGAAGTCGTCGCGTGAAGGTTCGTATCCGGTGACGGCGGAAAGCGAGTTGGATGTGGGACCAACTACAGCAGAGACAGCCCCAGTGGTCACCCCAATGAAACGGAAAAGAGATAGTATCGGCGAGCCTTCTACAGGTGGCGCCACAGATGACGTTCCCAAAAAGAACAGGAAATCTCTCAGTGCAGGATTTATCatgtttaaa GAGAACAAGGACATATTCTGCTGGAGGTGTCACAAAGATGATGTCAACATTGCTTGTGAAACATGTCCCAGGTCATACCATCAGAAATGTCTTAAACAGACCATAACTGATACTGAGCACTGGCCCTGTCCAGAATGTGTGGCCATTCTCAAGGCAGAAAGCACTCAGACCAG GTCAGAAGCTATGCGAGGCATGGACCTGGAGCATCTGTGTAGCCTGCTGAAGTACGCTGCCAAAAGAATGATCCAATGTGGAGGG TCGGAACCCTTTTTGCACGCCGTCAATGAGAACGACTTCCCGGACTACAAGCGGTACATCATTCAGCCCATGGATCTGACCACGCTCGAAAAGAACATCCAGCAGAACATCTACGGCAGCACGCAGGCTTTCGAGGCGGATGCCAAATGGATCCTGCATAACTGCGTCATTTTTAATTCGT GTTGGCGCGCCCTAGATCAATCGAAACTGACGTCGGTTGCGAAAACAATCCTCAAGATATGCAAGCAGGAGATGGCAGAAATCGAGAACTGTCCCTCGTGCTATCTCAACGCGAACACAAAAAAAGACACGTGGTTTGTGGAGGCGTGTCCCAAACCGCATCTTTTACTCTGGGCCAAACTTAAAG GATTCCCTTATTGGCCGGCGAAATTGATGTGCTCAAATAATGCCGGATTGGTGGACGTTAGGTTTTTTGGTGCTCACGATAAAGCTTGGGTCTCGTATAAGGATTGCTATTTGTACTCGCTGAAGGACCCTAACAGCTACAAGCAGAAACGCTACGACATCGACCAGTGCACCAAG GAGTTGGACATCTACGTAAGTAACCTAAAAGCGGTGTTTGGTGAAGTGTCACTCGCGCCGTTCAAAACGCCATTGGACCCGGACGATGAGATGCGCCAGCTGCGCCAGCTGCTGCCCAACTACGACCCGGCGATCGATTACAAGGAGGTGATTCGGGGCATGCGCTCGGAAGGTCCGTACGTCGCGGACGTCAACATCTCAGCAGTCGGGTCGAACGAGCCACCGTCGGAACGGAGTGCCGGTGGCGACACCTCGATTGTGGGGTACGGCACGGACGATGAGAGCCGATCGGAGGAAGTGAGCAGGCACATGCGCCCCATGTTGATGGACGAGAGCGACGACGAGACTCCTACATCAGGCAACGTCGCCGCTCGTGACACAACAG aAAAATCACTTGTAATACGTAGAAGATCATCTGACGTTAGTGTCAAACGTTCGTCTAGCGACGATGACAAGCCAGGAACTCAACGACGTCGTAACAGTGagattgatataaaaataaaccggACATCTGAAGTATCCAAACAAAACATCGAGGCGGACGAAGAATCTCTGCCGCTTAGCCCCAAGAAGAAGCTTAAAATCACcgataaactaattaaacgtTTATCAGACGGTGACAAAGTGAATGACAAGGAGACTGACGATACCACAACAGCTGACGTAGGAACCGAAGAAGCGAAACAAGACTCGAACGAAACTGATGATACAAATACAGACGAGAAACCACCAGAAGACGACAAAATGAAGTACCCCAAAAATCCTAGAGTAGAATGGATGAAAATTGATGACGAAGACCGACCTACCAAGATCAAGATCAAACTAGCTGGTTTGACGGGCCTCGGTAGGAAATTATCAAAAGGGGAGAAACAATTAAGCCGAGAAGAAAAAGAGAAGCGCAGAAGCAAAAGCAGAGAACAATCCCCTTTAAAAGTACAACACGAACCTACCGAGGACCCGCCAAAAACTCCTAACTCAGAAGAAACAATTTCTTCACACGTCGAGAATGAAGAGACCGTTAATTCTAGTTCCATGGAAGTGAATAACGAAGCCGGTGAAACTGTAACCACGGAAGTTATCGAACCCCCTCCGTCAGTGAACTCATCGGAAGTGACCATCACCAGAAAACGCAAGGCGAGTGAAAGTCGGGAAGAGACTAAAGCGAAACCGATTAAGATTTTGTGCGTCGAAGATCTGCACAAACTGACGGACAAACCGAAAGAGAATTCGGATAAGGAGAATGCCGAAACGACACCCGAAGACATCGAAATCAAGAGCGAACCAGACAGTTCCGAGGAAGGAGATGCCGAGTATATGGAGAAGAAACGCAAGTATTTATCCGCTTTGAACATTTCGGAAAGGTCCAATGATGCGGTGAAGACAAACAGTAAGAGTAACGAAATCAGAACGAGATCCAAGACTGAAGAAAAGGCTAACAAGGTTAAAGCAAAAGACAAGGACAAAGACAAAGAAGTTAACAATGTCCATCAGAATAATGATGATGgtgaaattaaagaaaaaccaCATAAGGAAAAGAAAAAGTCACATAATTCaag AAAGAGCGACGCATCCGACATACAAGTAAAGTCTTTTGCCAAATTGACTACGAAGGAACGCGCTCGCAAGACGTTCCCCACTCCCaacttcatcaaaattaaaaagccCGGAGATGTCTTAACCTTCACCCCAGATAAACGACTCCAGGAAAAGACCAACAGCACGGTAGCGAAATCATCCACGGGAACTGCTATTCAAACGACATCCCCCAGTCAACCTATCGTCACCCTGGCGAAAGTGCCGACTTCGATGGCTGTCACCCTAACTCCGAGCTCATCGCAACCCACCAAGCAACCACAACAACCGATGACGACGGTGTCGCTGCCCCAACTATTCGTGCCGCCTCTCGAACCGATTCGTACGTCGGTGCCGTCCAAAACAGACGGCATGAGGATGGTTTTCCTCGGGCCGCATTCTCAAGACGTTGTTTTGATACCTTCCAATCAAACCATTACATACGCAAACTCCTCCACCCCCATGTTCTCACTG TTGCCTCCGCCACTAACGGCGTCGAACGCTGCCATTCAACTACCCATATCGACCACCACAACGTTCCAACTGCCCAAGACAAGCACCGAGCCGACTCCGGTCGTGACCCTGCAAGCGAAAGTGCCGCAAAAGCAGAACGCGGATGCGGACACTGCGACACCTCCGCCCAGCAACATCTTGCTGACCAGTTTGTTGGAGAAGCGCGGAGCCTCCGCACCGTCGTCGGACGTGATCGGCACCGAGGAGGAGCCGAACGCGGATCCTGCTACCGCTTCGGCGCAGAAGGACATCGCGAATGATATGAACGCGCTGAACTGTTTCATGCCGGAACAGGTATCGCGAGCGGTCAGCGATCTACTGTGCAGGCCTCCGCCAAAGCTGAAACCGCGACCGCCAGGCGCATTGAGTTGCAACTTCGACGAGGGCCTACCCAGTTCCGCCGGAAGGGTCACTTCCAAAATCAATTCTGTGGCTCACAAg tTGGGTGACTATTTCCGAGGTTTGCTCATTGAGACTATTGAAAATTTGGGCGCCGACAACAGCCCGGAGGCTAGGATTACGAGTCTGAGAATGGAAATAGAGAATTTGAAACACAAACACGAAATAGAAATGCTGGAAATCAGGAAAAACGTCTCGGTAATAACGGAGGACATCCAGCGAGGAATCGCCGAGGAACGGGAGAGACTCATCGCTCAGACCAGAGCGGAGTGCGAGTTGGAAACTATTAAGCGAGTAGCCGAAgcaaaatctaaacaatg GTGTGCGGTTTGTTTAGAGGAGGCccagttttattgttgttggaACACGAGTTATTGCTCGTTCAACTGTCAGGACAAACACTGgccgtcacacatgacaaagTGCACGCAGAACAGCAACAGCTCTCAACAGAAACAGGCGTCGGCAACAACAGCGGCGGCGACCACTTCATCGTCGCAAAACAGGTCGCCCGCCCAACCTATAGTATTGAGGCCGGCGAATCCGCCGCCTAAACATCAATCAGTCGGG CGCATTATTACAAGTAAACCAACAAAATTGTACATGAACCGAGTAGGGACGCCTTCAAAAACAAACTTTAAG CAAAACGGCAACCACTTAACGTTAGTGGAGGCGTCGCCGGGAAACTTCGAATTACGTGCAACAAATGGAGTGCCCATTTCGATGTCAGGCAAGACCATCATCACAACGCCAACGCTCCTGACGAAAATAAAGTCCGGCAGCGTCACGTTGACTACTACAAATTCGAGCAGTCCCTCTCAGAAGAGTGTTTTAAAAGAGAGTCCGAACACCGATCGGGCTCAGGTTATTTCTGATGATGAGGATTCCGAATAG